A window of Streptomyces gilvosporeus contains these coding sequences:
- a CDS encoding TIGR03767 family metallophosphoesterase, whose amino-acid sequence MSRIRSAAALDRRTFLAATGAAGAATGLGLAFGLGGDRAAQAATVAPAPVPAEPLTVRAPAAPHAPYTQGTTLASVATPRGGTPGYRRLADGPAWSRVVRADLAGAHSGRDRRRTALASFVQFTDLHLVDVQSPLRYEYLRAETASAWRPQEALSVAGVVSLIERINALPGGPATGAPLSFVITTGDNTDNNSKLELDWFLTAMSGGRITPNSGDPRRYEGVQDSGLTLYWQPDSALHDADKKLGFPHLHGFLDAAIRTVHSPGLRLPWYSTVGNHDSLPGGCYAPGDPFFTELATGGRKLETLPAAEAAKVWKAVKDGLDPKGKDFKRLLKAHAKQARTITPDERRAPFTRAEYLKAHLDPARTGPGPHGHGYTAACLAEDRLYYTFPVSDHVLGISLDTTDPGGHYTGSIGDGQLRWLQRVLKQEATGAGRHVLVFSHHTSKTMTNTNPDPAHPHEKRHGGAELAEVLGAHPGVVAWINGHSHMNDITPHGSFWEVSTASHIDFPQLARIIELVDNHDGTLSLFATLVESAAPHRTDFGDLSQTGLAALYRELSFNAPEARKDLVGTPRDRNVELLVKRPTGR is encoded by the coding sequence ATGTCCCGTATACGGTCCGCCGCCGCTCTCGACCGTCGTACCTTCCTCGCCGCCACCGGCGCCGCCGGCGCCGCCACCGGTCTCGGGCTCGCCTTCGGCCTCGGCGGCGACCGGGCGGCGCAGGCCGCCACCGTCGCCCCCGCACCGGTCCCGGCGGAGCCCCTCACCGTCCGCGCCCCCGCCGCCCCGCACGCCCCCTACACCCAGGGCACCACCCTCGCCTCCGTCGCCACCCCGCGCGGCGGCACCCCCGGCTACCGCCGCCTCGCCGACGGCCCCGCCTGGTCCCGTGTCGTCCGCGCCGACCTGGCGGGCGCCCACAGCGGCCGCGACCGGCGGCGCACCGCGCTGGCGTCCTTCGTCCAGTTCACCGATCTGCACCTGGTCGACGTCCAGAGCCCGCTGCGCTACGAGTACCTGCGCGCCGAGACCGCGAGCGCCTGGCGGCCGCAGGAGGCGCTGTCCGTCGCGGGCGTCGTCTCGCTGATCGAACGGATCAACGCGCTCCCGGGCGGCCCGGCCACCGGCGCCCCGCTGTCCTTCGTCATCACCACCGGGGACAACACCGACAACAACTCCAAGCTGGAGCTGGACTGGTTCCTGACGGCGATGAGCGGCGGGCGGATCACTCCGAACTCCGGCGATCCGCGCCGCTACGAGGGGGTCCAGGACAGCGGGCTGACCCTCTACTGGCAGCCGGACAGTGCCCTGCACGACGCCGACAAGAAGCTCGGCTTCCCGCATCTGCACGGCTTCCTGGACGCCGCGATCCGCACCGTCCACAGCCCGGGCCTGCGGCTGCCCTGGTACTCCACGGTCGGCAACCACGACTCGCTGCCCGGTGGCTGCTACGCACCCGGCGACCCCTTCTTCACCGAACTCGCCACCGGCGGCCGCAAGCTGGAGACGCTGCCCGCCGCCGAGGCCGCCAAGGTGTGGAAGGCGGTCAAGGACGGCCTCGACCCCAAGGGGAAGGACTTCAAACGGCTGCTGAAGGCGCACGCCAAGCAGGCCAGGACCATCACCCCCGACGAGCGGCGCGCCCCCTTCACCCGTGCCGAGTACCTCAAGGCCCATCTCGACCCGGCGCGCACCGGCCCCGGTCCGCACGGTCACGGCTACACCGCGGCCTGCCTGGCCGAGGACCGGCTCTACTACACCTTCCCGGTCTCCGACCATGTCCTGGGCATCAGCCTGGACACGACGGACCCCGGCGGGCACTACACCGGGTCGATCGGCGACGGTCAGCTGCGCTGGCTCCAGCGGGTGCTGAAGCAGGAGGCGACGGGCGCGGGGCGCCATGTGCTGGTCTTCAGCCACCACACCAGCAAGACCATGACCAACACCAACCCCGACCCGGCCCACCCGCACGAGAAGCGGCACGGCGGCGCGGAGCTGGCCGAGGTGCTGGGCGCCCACCCCGGCGTGGTGGCCTGGATCAACGGCCACAGCCACATGAACGACATCACTCCGCACGGCAGCTTCTGGGAGGTCTCCACCGCCTCGCACATCGACTTCCCGCAGCTGGCCCGGATCATCGAGCTGGTGGACAACCACGACGGCACGCTGTCGCTGTTCGCCACCCTGGTCGAGTCGGCCGCCCCGCACCGTACGGACTTCGGCGATCTCTCCCAGACGGGGCTGGCCGCCCTCTACCGGGAGCTGTCGTTCAACGCTCCCGAGGCCCGTAAGGACCTGGTGGGCACGCCCCGGGACCGCAATGTCGAGCTGCTGGTGAAGCGGCCCACCGGGCGCTGA
- a CDS encoding aspartate-semialdehyde dehydrogenase: MRIGIVGATGQVGGVMRGILAERNFPVEQLRLFASARSAGRTLPWQDTEITVEDAATADYSGLDIVLFSAGGATSKALAEKVAAAGPVVIDNSSAWRRDPQVPLVVSEVNPQAITDRPKGIIANPNCTTMAAMPVLRPLHEEAGLVALVVATYQAVSGSGLAGVSELDGQARKVIEQDATKLVHDGRAVEFPQPDTYVAPIAFNVLPMAGSVVDDGLNETDEEQKLRNESRKILDIPDLKVAGTCVRVPVFTGHSLQINARFARPLSPARAQELLAGAPGVVFSEVPTPLEAAGQDASFVGRIRSDETAENGLSLFVSNDNLRKGAALNAVQIAELVAAELRG, translated from the coding sequence ATGAGGATCGGAATCGTCGGAGCCACCGGACAGGTCGGCGGCGTGATGCGGGGCATTCTCGCCGAGCGGAACTTCCCGGTCGAGCAGCTGCGGCTGTTCGCTTCGGCCCGGTCCGCGGGACGGACGCTGCCCTGGCAGGACACCGAGATCACGGTCGAGGACGCGGCCACCGCCGATTACTCCGGGCTCGACATCGTGCTGTTCTCGGCCGGCGGTGCGACGTCCAAGGCGCTGGCGGAGAAGGTCGCCGCCGCGGGCCCCGTCGTGATCGACAACTCCTCGGCCTGGCGTCGTGACCCCCAGGTCCCGCTGGTGGTCTCCGAGGTGAACCCGCAGGCGATCACCGACCGCCCCAAGGGGATCATCGCCAACCCGAACTGCACGACCATGGCCGCGATGCCGGTGCTGCGTCCGCTGCACGAGGAGGCCGGGCTGGTCGCGCTGGTCGTCGCCACCTACCAGGCGGTGTCCGGCAGCGGTCTGGCCGGTGTGTCGGAGCTGGACGGGCAGGCCCGCAAGGTCATCGAGCAGGACGCCACCAAGCTGGTGCACGACGGGCGTGCGGTGGAGTTCCCCCAGCCCGACACCTATGTCGCGCCGATCGCCTTCAATGTGCTGCCGATGGCCGGCTCCGTCGTCGACGACGGTCTGAACGAGACCGACGAGGAGCAGAAGCTCCGCAACGAGAGCCGCAAGATCCTGGACATCCCGGACCTGAAGGTCGCCGGCACCTGCGTCCGGGTCCCCGTCTTCACCGGCCACTCCCTCCAGATCAACGCCCGCTTCGCGCGTCCGCTGAGCCCCGCCCGCGCGCAGGAGCTGCTGGCCGGCGCCCCCGGCGTCGTCTTCTCCGAGGTGCCCACCCCGCTGGAGGCCGCGGGCCAGGACGCGTCCTTCGTGGGCCGTATCCGCTCCGACGAGACCGCCGAGAACGGCCTGTCGCTGTTCGTCTCCAACGACAACCTCCGCAAGGGCGCCGCGCTGAACGCCGTCCAGATCGCGGAGCTGGTCGCCGCGGAGCTGCGCGGCTGA
- a CDS encoding DUF1203 domain-containing protein, producing the protein MIKRTSPSVPRHRPLPIAPSVLKELQVADDAGRPVVPFTAHEDGVPLACVGSPLRCCLRSIEAGDRVALVSYAPLRRWAAATGADPGAYDEQGPVFVHAEAGVCAGPDAAAAGYPFARPGALRTVRRYNAEGQIVGGRYFEIPEDAQRGFDDVLDEAFADPEVALVHVRALEYGCFQFEVRRP; encoded by the coding sequence ATGATCAAGCGCACCTCCCCCTCCGTCCCCCGCCACCGCCCGCTCCCCATCGCCCCCTCCGTCCTGAAAGAACTCCAGGTCGCCGACGACGCCGGGCGGCCGGTCGTGCCGTTCACCGCCCATGAGGACGGCGTGCCCCTGGCGTGTGTCGGCAGTCCGCTGCGGTGCTGTCTGCGGTCCATCGAGGCCGGGGACCGGGTGGCGCTGGTCTCGTATGCGCCGCTGCGGCGCTGGGCGGCGGCCACCGGGGCCGATCCGGGCGCGTATGACGAGCAGGGGCCGGTGTTCGTGCACGCCGAGGCCGGGGTGTGCGCGGGGCCGGACGCGGCGGCCGCGGGCTATCCGTTCGCGCGGCCGGGGGCCCTGCGGACGGTGCGCCGGTACAACGCCGAGGGGCAGATCGTCGGCGGGCGGTACTTCGAGATCCCCGAGGACGCCCAGCGCGGGTTCGATGACGTCCTCGACGAGGCGTTCGCCGACCCGGAGGTGGCGCTGGTGCACGTACGGGCGCTGGAGTACGGCTGCTTTCAGTTCGAGGTGCGGCGTCCCTGA
- the pepN gene encoding aminopeptidase N, with protein MPGTNLTRDEAQRRARLLSVDAYEIDLDLSGAPEGGTYRSVTTVRFEASEDGAETFIDLVAPTVHEVVLNGEALDAAEVFQGSRIALAGLRAGRNELRVVADCAYTNTGEGLHRFVDPVDQQAYLYTQFEVPDARRVFASFEQPDLKATFQFTVKAPEGWTVISNSPTPERPADHVWRFEPTPRISTYITALIAGPYHSVHSAYEKDGRTVPLGIYCRPSLAEHLDAEAIFDVTRQGFDWFQEKFDYAYPFAKYDQLFVPEFNAGAMENAGAVTIRDQYVFRSKVTDAAYEVRAETILHELAHMWFGDLVTMEWWNDLWLNESFATYTSIACQAYAPGSQWPHSWTTFANSMKTWAYRQDQLPSTHPIMAEIRDLDDVLVNFDGITYAKGASVLKQLVAYVGMDEFFKGVQAYFKAHAYGNTRLSDLLGALEETSGRDLKTWSKKWLETAGINILRPEIEVDADGVITSFAVRQEAPALPAGAKGEPVLRPHRIAIGAYDLQDGRLVRTERIELDVDGELTAVPQLVGTRRPAVVLLNDDDLSYAKVRLDEESLKTVTEHLGDFTESLPRALCWASAWDMTRDAELATRDYLALVLSGIGKESDIGVVQSLHRQVKLALDLYAAPHWRETGLATWTEAALTHLRAAEPGSDHQLAWARALAAAARTDDQLDLLQGLLDGTEEIAGLAVDTELRWALLQRLAATGRADEKAIAAELERDKTSAGERHAATARSARPTAQAKAEAWASVVESDTLPNAVQEAVIGGFVQTDQRELLAPYTARYFDAVKGVWDSRSHEMAQQIAVGLYPALQVSQETLDATDAWLESAEPSAALRRLVSESRAGIERALKAQAADAAAV; from the coding sequence GTGCCCGGTACGAATCTGACCCGCGACGAGGCGCAGCGGCGGGCCCGGCTGCTGAGCGTGGACGCGTATGAGATCGATCTCGACCTCTCCGGGGCTCCGGAGGGAGGTACTTACCGGTCCGTGACGACGGTGCGGTTCGAGGCTTCCGAGGACGGCGCGGAGACGTTCATCGACCTCGTGGCGCCGACCGTGCACGAGGTCGTGCTCAACGGCGAAGCGCTCGATGCGGCCGAGGTGTTCCAGGGCTCGCGGATCGCGCTGGCGGGGCTGCGGGCGGGCCGCAACGAGCTGCGGGTCGTGGCGGACTGCGCCTACACCAACACCGGTGAGGGACTGCACCGGTTCGTGGACCCGGTGGACCAGCAGGCCTACCTCTACACGCAGTTCGAGGTGCCGGACGCGCGGCGCGTCTTCGCCTCGTTCGAGCAGCCGGATCTCAAGGCGACGTTCCAGTTCACCGTGAAGGCCCCGGAGGGCTGGACGGTGATCTCCAACTCGCCGACGCCCGAGCGCCCGGCGGACCACGTCTGGCGCTTCGAGCCGACCCCGCGGATCTCGACGTACATCACCGCGCTGATCGCGGGGCCCTACCACAGCGTGCACAGCGCCTACGAGAAGGACGGGCGCACGGTGCCGCTGGGCATCTACTGCCGCCCCTCGCTGGCCGAGCACCTCGATGCCGAGGCGATCTTCGACGTCACCCGGCAGGGCTTCGACTGGTTCCAGGAGAAGTTCGACTACGCCTACCCGTTCGCGAAGTACGACCAGCTGTTCGTGCCGGAGTTCAACGCGGGCGCGATGGAGAACGCGGGCGCCGTCACCATCCGGGACCAGTACGTCTTCCGGTCCAAGGTGACCGACGCGGCGTACGAGGTGCGGGCCGAGACGATCCTGCACGAGCTGGCGCACATGTGGTTCGGCGACCTGGTCACCATGGAGTGGTGGAACGACCTGTGGCTGAACGAGTCGTTCGCCACCTACACCTCCATCGCCTGCCAGGCCTACGCGCCGGGCTCGCAGTGGCCGCACTCGTGGACCACGTTCGCCAACTCCATGAAGACCTGGGCCTACCGTCAGGACCAGCTGCCGTCCACGCACCCGATCATGGCCGAGATCCGCGATCTCGACGATGTGCTGGTGAACTTCGACGGCATCACGTACGCCAAGGGGGCCTCGGTCCTCAAGCAGCTGGTGGCGTATGTCGGCATGGACGAGTTCTTCAAGGGCGTACAGGCGTATTTCAAGGCGCATGCGTACGGGAACACCCGGCTGAGCGATCTGCTGGGCGCGCTGGAGGAGACCTCCGGCCGGGATCTGAAGACCTGGTCGAAGAAATGGCTGGAGACGGCCGGGATCAACATCCTGCGGCCGGAGATCGAGGTGGACGCGGACGGCGTGATCACCTCGTTCGCGGTGCGGCAGGAGGCCCCGGCGCTGCCGGCCGGCGCCAAGGGCGAGCCGGTGCTGCGCCCGCACCGGATCGCGATCGGCGCCTACGACCTCCAGGACGGCAGGCTGGTCCGCACCGAGAGGATCGAGCTGGATGTGGACGGCGAACTGACCGCCGTACCGCAGCTGGTGGGCACGCGGCGGCCGGCCGTCGTCCTGCTCAACGACGACGATCTGTCGTATGCGAAGGTGCGGCTGGACGAGGAGTCGCTGAAGACCGTCACCGAGCACCTGGGCGACTTCACCGAGTCGCTGCCGCGCGCCCTGTGCTGGGCGTCGGCCTGGGACATGACCCGGGACGCCGAACTGGCCACTCGCGACTACCTTGCGCTGGTGCTGTCGGGCATCGGCAAGGAGTCGGACATCGGCGTCGTCCAGTCGCTGCACCGCCAGGTGAAGCTGGCGCTGGACCTGTACGCGGCACCGCACTGGCGCGAGACGGGCCTGGCCACCTGGACCGAGGCGGCGCTGACGCACCTGCGGGCGGCCGAGCCGGGCAGCGACCACCAGCTGGCCTGGGCCCGTGCGCTGGCCGCCGCGGCCCGCACCGACGACCAGCTCGACCTGCTCCAGGGCCTGCTGGACGGCACGGAGGAGATCGCCGGGCTGGCCGTGGACACCGAGCTGCGCTGGGCGCTGCTCCAGCGGCTGGCCGCCACCGGGCGGGCCGACGAGAAGGCCATCGCGGCCGAGCTGGAGCGGGACAAGACCTCCGCGGGCGAGCGCCATGCGGCGACGGCCCGTTCGGCGCGGCCGACGGCGCAGGCCAAGGCCGAGGCATGGGCGTCGGTGGTGGAGTCGGACACCCTCCCCAACGCCGTCCAGGAGGCCGTCATCGGCGGCTTCGTCCAGACCGACCAGCGCGAGCTGCTCGCCCCGTACACCGCGCGGTACTTCGACGCGGTCAAGGGCGTATGGGACTCCCGCAGCCATGAGATGGCCCAGCAGATCGCGGTCGGCCTCTACCCCGCCCTCCAGGTCTCGCAGGAGACCCTGGACGCCACCGACGCCTGGCTGGAGTCGGCCGAGCCGAGCGCGGCCCTGCGGCGCCTGGTGAGCGAGTCCCGGGCGGGCATCGAGCGGGCGCTGAAGGCGCAGGCCGCGGACGCCGCGGCGGTCTGA
- a CDS encoding sensor histidine kinase: MQRVSAGTAPGSPKSAFPFWVLPPAALAVATAATAALGPAAAWPAVTVLGAVAVALTAVVSAEAQRRSRRIADLTATAAAQREALAHQEAETVRLAEQLLPDVVRRLRGGEFPEEVLTGLDAPTAHLAVLRSVVDAVAAEEDLRDSAQRAFVNIARRVQAIVHQQAQELREMEDRHGQRPDVFGDLLRLDHGTALIGRLADSIAVLGGARPGRQWSKAVPLYSVLRGAMSRIIDYQRVELHSVSEIAIVGTAVEPLIHALAELLDNATRYSPPNTRVHLTAVDVQSGIAVEIEDGGVSMSEEARARAERMLLQAQQGIDVNDLGETPRLGLAVVGRLAQAYGFQVSLRPSAYGGVRAVLIVPQELITTAAGATGRAHGIGTSSGPRLAVPAPAPHTPAPQLPSPQAPAPQLPVERAVTGPTLDTEAPVVTERTANGLPQRRRRKPVTPPDAAPASTGPAPATDPADAVQPGMWLAAFQSGVSGETTQHVETTPDQDHDHDVAASAPASASKGNEQ; this comes from the coding sequence GTGCAGAGGGTGAGCGCGGGGACGGCCCCGGGAAGTCCCAAGTCCGCCTTCCCCTTCTGGGTGCTGCCGCCTGCCGCCCTCGCGGTGGCCACCGCCGCGACCGCCGCGCTGGGCCCGGCCGCCGCATGGCCGGCCGTCACCGTCCTCGGTGCGGTCGCCGTCGCCCTCACCGCCGTCGTCAGTGCCGAGGCCCAGCGCAGGTCACGCCGCATCGCCGACCTGACGGCCACGGCCGCCGCGCAGCGCGAGGCCCTGGCCCACCAGGAAGCCGAAACGGTGCGGCTGGCCGAGCAGTTGCTGCCCGATGTGGTCCGCCGGCTGCGCGGCGGGGAGTTCCCCGAGGAGGTGCTGACCGGACTCGACGCTCCGACCGCGCACCTCGCGGTGCTGCGCTCGGTGGTCGACGCGGTGGCCGCCGAGGAGGACCTGCGCGACTCCGCGCAGCGCGCGTTCGTGAACATCGCCCGCCGGGTTCAGGCCATCGTCCACCAACAGGCCCAGGAACTGCGGGAGATGGAGGACCGGCACGGACAGCGCCCGGACGTCTTCGGCGATCTGCTCCGGCTCGACCACGGCACCGCGCTGATCGGCCGGCTCGCCGACTCCATCGCCGTCCTCGGCGGCGCCCGCCCGGGCCGCCAGTGGTCGAAGGCGGTGCCGCTCTACTCCGTGCTCCGCGGCGCCATGTCCCGGATCATCGACTACCAGCGCGTCGAGCTGCATTCGGTCTCCGAGATCGCCATCGTCGGCACCGCCGTCGAACCGCTGATCCACGCCCTGGCCGAGCTGCTGGACAACGCCACCCGCTATTCGCCGCCCAACACCCGCGTCCATCTCACCGCCGTCGACGTCCAGTCGGGCATCGCCGTCGAGATCGAGGACGGCGGCGTCTCGATGAGCGAGGAGGCCCGCGCCCGCGCCGAGCGGATGCTGCTCCAGGCCCAGCAGGGCATCGACGTCAACGACCTGGGCGAGACTCCGCGCCTGGGCCTGGCCGTGGTCGGGCGGCTGGCCCAGGCGTACGGCTTCCAGGTGTCGCTGCGGCCGTCGGCGTACGGCGGGGTGCGGGCCGTGCTGATCGTCCCGCAGGAGCTCATCACCACGGCGGCCGGCGCCACGGGCCGCGCGCACGGCATCGGTACGTCGTCGGGGCCGCGGCTCGCCGTGCCCGCCCCGGCACCGCACACACCGGCGCCGCAGCTGCCGTCGCCGCAGGCCCCGGCGCCGCAGCTGCCGGTGGAGCGGGCCGTCACCGGCCCGACCCTGGACACCGAGGCGCCCGTGGTCACCGAACGTACGGCGAACGGCCTGCCGCAGCGCCGCCGCCGGAAGCCGGTCACCCCGCCCGACGCCGCGCCGGCCTCGACCGGGCCGGCGCCCGCGACCGACCCCGCGGACGCCGTCCAGCCCGGCATGTGGCTGGCCGCGTTCCAGAGCGGCGTGTCGGGCGAGACCACGCAGCACGTCGAGACCACGCCGGATCAGGATCACGACCACGACGTCGCCGCCTCGGCGCCCGCGTCGGCAAGCAAGGGGAACGAGCAGTGA
- a CDS encoding roadblock/LC7 domain-containing protein encodes MDWMLKDLAESVPQTRQVVVLSADGLRMAQHGGDTDAADRLAAACAGLQSLAGAVAAELPHSEGQMRLVVIEMDGGFFYLMAAGAGAYLAVLADDGVDAGLMGQRMRDLVLRIGEHLSSPPRQDGQAAR; translated from the coding sequence ATGGACTGGATGCTCAAGGACCTGGCCGAGAGCGTCCCGCAGACCCGCCAGGTGGTGGTGCTCTCCGCGGACGGCCTGCGCATGGCCCAGCACGGCGGGGACACCGACGCCGCGGACCGCCTGGCCGCGGCCTGCGCGGGACTGCAGAGCCTCGCCGGCGCGGTGGCGGCCGAACTCCCGCACAGCGAGGGGCAGATGCGGCTCGTCGTCATCGAGATGGACGGCGGCTTCTTCTATCTGATGGCGGCGGGCGCGGGCGCCTATCTCGCGGTACTGGCCGATGACGGCGTGGACGCGGGCCTGATGGGCCAGCGGATGCGCGACCTCGTACTGCGGATCGGAGAGCACCTCAGCAGCCCGCCGCGGCAGGACGGGCAGGCCGCCAGGTGA
- a CDS encoding DUF742 domain-containing protein — protein MTEPPGQEWDAGGPERLYVITGGRSGSSAPTELDLVTLIVATSGPRPGMQPEQADIVRICHRPLSVAEISAHLGLPVSVVTVLLSDLLADRRVTARPPVPPAQLPDIALIEAVIDGLQKL, from the coding sequence GTGACCGAGCCCCCCGGCCAGGAATGGGACGCGGGCGGGCCCGAGCGGCTCTATGTGATCACCGGTGGGCGCAGCGGTTCGTCCGCGCCCACCGAACTCGACCTGGTCACCCTGATCGTGGCCACGTCGGGCCCGCGGCCGGGGATGCAGCCGGAGCAGGCGGATATCGTCCGCATCTGCCACCGGCCGCTGTCCGTCGCGGAGATCTCCGCGCATCTGGGCCTTCCGGTCAGTGTGGTGACCGTGCTGCTCAGCGATCTGCTGGCCGATCGGCGGGTCACCGCCCGGCCGCCGGTGCCGCCCGCACAACTCCCCGACATCGCGTTGATTGAGGCAGTGATCGATGGACTTCAAAAGCTCTGA
- a CDS encoding GTP-binding protein, whose amino-acid sequence MDFKSSERATGQQLAGPRSEDVLPETAAAAVKVVIVGGFGVGKTTLVGSVSEIRPLTTEETMTQAGVGVDDTAGIAGKSTTTVAMDFGRISINEKLVLYLFGTPGQERFWFLWRGLFEGALGAVVLVDTRRLEVSFDVLGRLEERGVPFVVAVNTFPDAPGYPVEELRAALDLPASVPIVECDARSRPSSRDVLMTLMRYLHSLAAPTEAP is encoded by the coding sequence ATGGACTTCAAAAGCTCTGAGCGGGCCACCGGGCAGCAGCTTGCCGGGCCGCGGAGCGAGGACGTGCTGCCCGAGACCGCGGCGGCCGCGGTCAAGGTGGTGATCGTCGGTGGTTTCGGGGTCGGCAAGACGACCCTGGTCGGCTCGGTCAGCGAGATCCGGCCGCTGACCACCGAGGAGACGATGACCCAGGCCGGGGTCGGCGTCGACGACACCGCCGGGATCGCGGGCAAGTCGACGACCACCGTGGCGATGGACTTCGGCCGGATCAGCATCAACGAGAAGCTGGTGCTCTATCTGTTCGGCACCCCGGGCCAGGAGCGTTTCTGGTTCCTGTGGCGCGGCCTCTTCGAGGGCGCACTCGGCGCCGTGGTACTCGTCGACACCCGCCGCCTGGAGGTGAGCTTCGACGTCCTCGGGCGCCTGGAGGAACGCGGCGTGCCGTTCGTGGTGGCCGTCAACACCTTCCCCGACGCACCGGGTTACCCCGTCGAGGAGCTACGGGCCGCCCTCGACCTGCCCGCATCCGTCCCGATCGTCGAATGCGACGCCCGCTCCCGCCCGTCGAGCCGCGACGTCCTGATGACCCTGATGCGCTATCTGCATTCCCTGGCCGCGCCGACGGAGGCTCCGTGA
- the alc gene encoding allantoicase gives MTATPAADSTDPHANDANPYGGGDPYADYRGGDFPFTSLVDLADRRFGAGVIAANDEFFAERENLLKPTPAVFDPEHFGHKGKIMDGWETRRRRGADGDHPFPTDDEHDWALIRLAAPGVIRGVIVDTAHFRGNYPQQVTVEATALPGSPSPEDLLADDVKWEELVPRTPVRGHAANGFEVTVERRFTHLRLKQHPDGGIARLRVYGEVVPDPEWLDVLGTLDLASVMHGGTVEDASDRFYSSPTQIIQPDLSRKMDDGWENRRRRVKNTNDWVRFKLAAQGEIRAVEIDTAYLKGNSAGWAALSGCNGDPDDASSWFEILPRTKLQPDTPHRFKLPRTVTATHIRLDVFPDGGLARMRVHGDLTEAGRATLVRRFDDLSG, from the coding sequence ATGACCGCCACCCCGGCCGCCGACTCCACCGATCCGCACGCCAACGACGCCAACCCGTACGGCGGCGGCGACCCCTACGCCGACTACCGCGGCGGGGACTTCCCCTTCACCTCGCTCGTCGACCTCGCCGACCGCCGCTTCGGTGCCGGTGTGATCGCGGCGAACGACGAGTTCTTCGCCGAGCGCGAGAACCTGCTGAAGCCGACTCCGGCGGTCTTCGACCCCGAGCACTTCGGTCACAAGGGCAAGATCATGGACGGCTGGGAGACCCGGCGCCGCCGCGGCGCCGACGGCGATCACCCCTTCCCGACCGACGACGAGCACGACTGGGCGCTGATCCGCCTCGCCGCCCCCGGTGTGATCCGCGGCGTCATCGTCGACACCGCCCACTTCCGCGGCAACTACCCCCAGCAGGTCACCGTCGAGGCGACCGCGCTGCCCGGCAGCCCCAGCCCCGAGGACCTGCTCGCCGACGACGTGAAGTGGGAGGAGCTCGTCCCCCGTACGCCGGTCCGCGGCCATGCCGCCAACGGCTTCGAGGTCACCGTCGAGCGCCGCTTCACCCACCTGCGCCTCAAGCAGCACCCCGACGGCGGCATAGCCCGCCTCCGCGTCTACGGCGAGGTCGTCCCCGACCCCGAGTGGCTCGACGTCCTGGGCACCCTCGATCTGGCCTCCGTCATGCACGGCGGCACCGTCGAGGACGCCTCCGACCGCTTCTACTCCTCGCCCACCCAGATCATCCAGCCCGACCTCTCGCGCAAGATGGACGACGGCTGGGAGAACCGCCGCCGCCGGGTCAAGAACACCAACGACTGGGTCCGCTTCAAGCTCGCCGCCCAGGGCGAGATCCGCGCCGTCGAGATCGACACCGCCTACCTCAAGGGCAACTCCGCGGGCTGGGCCGCCCTGTCCGGTTGCAACGGCGACCCCGACGACGCCTCCTCCTGGTTCGAGATCCTTCCCAGGACGAAGCTCCAGCCCGACACCCCGCACCGCTTCAAGCTGCCGCGGACGGTCACCGCCACCCACATACGCCTCGACGTCTTCCCCGACGGCGGCCTCGCCCGCATGCGCGTCCACGGCGACCTCACCGAAGCCGGCCGCGCCACCCTCGTCCGCCGCTTCGACGACCTCAGCGGCTGA